Below is a genomic region from Candidatus Thermoplasmatota archaeon.
CGCAGGAGATGCCCGCTTGCCGCGTCGCCGGCGCGCGGGACGCCTCCGGCGCCCGTGCCGAGGTGGACGATCTCCATCGTCAAGGGCTCCCGAATCCGGGTGGCCGCTTCTCTCGGAACGCGGCCAAACCCTCGGCGAACTCGGCCGTGCGGCCCGCGGCGACGATGGCGGCGCGCTCGCGCGAAAGCTGCTCTTCGAACGCCGCGGCGGCTCCCTCGCGAAGAAGCCGCTTGGTCTGGCCCAGCGCGTGCCGCGGTCCCGCGGCAAGGCGCGCCGCCAAAGATTCCACCTCCTTCGTGAAGGCCTCGACGGGCACCACCCGGTCGAGGAGGCCCGCCGAAAGCGCCGCGCGGGCGTCGAGCGCCTCATCGAGGAGGAGGATCGAGGCCGCGCGCGGGCCGGCCAGGCGCGGCAGCGTCCACGTCGCGCCGCCGTCGGGCACGACGCCAAGCGTGAGGTATCCGGCCTTGAGGCGCGCCGTTTCCGAGCCGATGCGAAGGTCGCAGGCGAGCGCGAGCGAGAAGCCCCCGCCGGCCGCCACGCCGTTCACGGCGGCAAGGACGGGTTTCTGCATGCGCACGATCGCCTCGATCGCCGCGTGGAAGTGGAGCGTGAGGTCGGCGAAGGCCGCGGGACCGGCCGACGCGTCGGGGAGCGACGAGAGGTCGGCGCCCGCGCAAAAGGCGTTCCCCCTGCCCGCGAGGACGACGCACCGCGCCGCGGGATCGGCCGCGGCCGATTCCAGGCGCTCGCGCAGCTTCGAGACCATCGGGACGTCAAACGCGTTGAGCCGGCCGGCGCTGTCGAGCGTGAGGGTGGCGACGCCGGCGTGGACGTTGGCGTGGACGGTTCCGCCCATGGGGGCGGCAACGCCCCTTCCGCGCTTGAATCCTACTTCGCGGCGGCGGGGGCGGCGGCAAGATCGGGTGCGGCCGTCTCCGTCGCCTTGAGCTTCTCCTTGAGAAGACCCACGGCGCGCACGATGGCCTCCCGGGCCGAAAGGCTGCCGTCGGTCTCCACGAGCAGGAGCCACTTGTCGTCGCGCAGCTTCACGCGCAGGTGGTCCTTGCAGGCGTCGAGCGTGTCGGGGGCGAACTTGTACGCCTCGGCGTTCTTGAGGACGACCTTTTCGTTCTCGTAGCCGAACACGTGCGGCGCCAGGCGCGCGCACGCGCCTCCCTCGGGACACTCGGGCGAGAGAAGCTCGATCTCTGGGTAGTTGCGGTAGCCCACCGCGCTTGCGACCTGCCACTTGGCGTGCGTTTGGGCGGTTCCCAGCACGGCCGTGGCCTCGAGCATGACGCGCTGCCCCGGAAGGAGCTTCACGAGCGGAATGCGGTCGTCGCGCACGGCCCACTTGCGGTCCGTGGGCGAGAGATCGCCCGAGTACACCGTGCAGGGACCCTCCTTGCTCAGCGTGTAGAGCACCGTGCAGCTCGGGCAGCCTTCGCCCTTGCACGTGCACGACTCGCGGAAGTTCAGGATCGCAAGGTCGGTCGGGATGGGCAGGAGGCCCAGGCGGTGGCCAAGCGTCTCGTCGAAGAGGGCCGACGTGTTGTCGTAGACCGTGACCTCGTCGATGGCAAGCTTGGGCACGTCCGAGAGGAGCGTGCGGCGCAGCGCGTTCATGAACGCGGCGTCGACGCCCTCGACGACCATCGTGAGGCTCGTCTCCGTAGCGCTCCGCATCTGCAGCAAGACCATGGATCTCACACCCGTCGTCCGCGGCGGCCGCCCTTCTTGCGCGTGCCGTCGTGGGGAACCGGGGTCACGTCCTCGATGCGGCCGATGCGCACGCCGGCGCGCGCCAAGGCCCGGATCGCCGCTTGCGCGCCGGGCCCGGGGCTCTTCTGGCGGTGGCCGCCGGGCGCGCGGACCTTGATGTGCAGGCTGTCGATGCCCTTCTCGCGCGCGGCCTCCGCCACGCGCTCGGCGGCCTTCATCGCAGCGTACGGGCCGCCCTCGTCCTTGGCCGCCTTCACGACCATGCCGCCCGTGCACTTGGCGATCGTCTCGGCGCCCGTCACGTCCGTGACGGTGATGAGGATGTTGTTGTAGCTCGCGAAGATGTGCGCGATGCCCCACTTGCCGCCGGGCGCTGGCGCAGCCGGCGCGGCGGTCACGGGAGCCTCGCCTTCGGCCGCGGGCGTCGCGGGCGCGGGCGGTGTCGTCTCGTCGGGCGTCATTGCGGACCCTCCGGGGTCTCGGACGGGGACTCAGGCGACGGCGCAGGCTCAGGCGCGGGCGCGTCGGGGGTGCTTCCGCCTTCGGGTTGGGCTCGACGCGGGCGCTCGGGCCGTCCGCGGCCGGCGGGCCGCTCCTCGCGCGGGGCCTCGGACGGAGGCGCAGCGACGGGCCGCGGCTTGGGCCGGACCGGGTGGGCCTCGCTCGTGAGCGGCGAGCTTGGCGCGTACGAGACGAGGGGTTCCTCGCCGCGCGGCACGATGTAGCCGGGCACGCGCAGGATGCGGCCGTTCACGGCGATGTGTCCGTGGCCGATGAGCTGGCGCGCCTGGTTTGGCGTGGAGGCAAGGCCCCTCAGGTACACGATCGTCTCGAGCCGGCGCGTGAGCACGGTCTCGAGGTTGAGCGCGAGCACGTCGTCGAGCTGCGCCTGCTCGCCCACCATGCCCAGGCGGTGCAGGCGGGAGAGGAGCTCCCGCTCCTCGCGCGCGACCTGCGGGTTGCCGGTGAACTTGCGGCCCAGGAGCATGCGCGCCTGGCCGCGGAAGGTGCGAAGCTGCGAGGCCGCCTTCCAGACCTCGCGCTTGTTCTTGAGACCGTACTTCTTGACGATCTCGTTCTCCTCCTTGATGCGCTCGGCCTCCCACGGGTGGTTGGGCTTCTCGAACTTGCGCCGGGAAAACTTGGGGTCGCCCATGGGTTCACCTCACTTCTTCTCCGCGGGCTTTGCGCCGCCTGCGGCAGGCTTGGCGGCTCCGGCTGCGGCCGGCTTGGCCGCTCCGGCCGCGGGCTTCGCGGCCGCTGGCTTCGCCTCCTCCTTCGCGCCCTCCTCCTTCTTGCCGGCGGCGGCTTGCAAGATGGCCTTGCGCTGGACGCCCATGGTGAGGCCCGTGCGGCCGTTGCTGCGCGAGCGTTGGCCTCGGACCTTCTGGCCCGTCTCGTGCCGCACGCCCTTGTAGCTGCGGATCTTCTTCAAGCGGTTGAGGTCGTCGCGGAGCCTCGTGTCGAGGTCCGTGCCGTTCAAATGCAGGTTCTCGCCGGTCTCGTAGTCGCTGCGACGGTTGGCAAGCCACGGGGGAAGCAGCGTCGCGAGCGAGCCGACCGTGGTCTCAAGGACCGTCACCTGCTCGTCGCTCAAGTTCCCGATCTTCTCGTTGCGGGCAACGCCCACGCGGTCGGCCACGATGCCCGCCGTGCGGGGGCCGACGCCGCGGATGTGCGAAAGGGCGACTTCGATGCGGTGCTGGCCGTTCAGGTCGGTGTTGGCGATGCGGACGATGTACTTGAAGTCCGGTTTCTCGGTCTTCGCGGACACGGGGGGCTTCTTGTCGCCGCCCTCCTTGCCCTTCTTTCCGTCCTTCCCTTCCTTGCCGTCGGGCTTTGCAGGCTTGCCTTCGGGCTTCTCCGGCTTTTCCGCCTTCTCGTTCTTGTCGGCCATTGCGATTCCTCCCGCGACAAAGCGCCGTGCAACCCGCCAGGCGGGTTGGGAGCCCTCGCCTTTCGGCGGGGCCGGGGTAAGGCTCCCGAAGGAAGATACCCTATTTGAAGGTTTCTGCGGAGAAACGCCTACTCGTTCGCCAGCAGCCCCGCAACGACGCCTCGGACCGTTTCGGGGTCGACTGCAAACCCGTCGTGCCTCCACGCAAGGAGCCCGTCTTGGTCCACGATCGTGAAGGACGTGAGCTTGCTTCCGCCGTAGTTCGGCTTCACGGTGCCGTCGTCGCCCCCGACCCAGAAGGTCCAGCCGTAGCGCGTGGCAAGCGAACGAAGGTCGCCTTCGGGGGCCTGCGCAAGGTCGACGAGGAGAATCTCGAACGCTTCGCGCGGAAACTCGTCGTAGAGGGGCGCAAGCGAGTGCACTTCCTCGCGGCAGGGCTCGCACCACTCGTGGAAGGTCTCCACGAGCACGACCTTGCCGCGAAGGTCCCAAAGCCGGACTTGCCCCTTGCCAAGCACGTCGGAGAGGAGGAAGTCGGCGGCCACGTCCGTGAGGCCAAGGACGGTGAAGTCAAACGGCGACGAGACGCCCTCGAAGACCATGCGGTAGGTCCCGACGATCGGGCGTGCGTGCGTGGCAAGCGTGAAGGGACGGTCGCCCAGCGCGGAGGGGAATGCGTATTCGTAGTCCCGGCCCTTGGCGGAGACCACCTCGCGACCTTCGGGATCGAGCAGACGGAAATTCCGCAACGCAGCGACCCAACCGGCGCCCTGAGCGCCCGCGAGGTCAAACCGCAGCATGCCGTACTCGCGTTCCACCGCGAACTCGTAGCGTTGCGTCGGAACCTCCAGACCCGCGGCCATCACGAAGCGCCCCTGCAGCAAGACGTCCCGCAGCGGCTCGAAGGCGCTCGCCGCCTCCTCCGGCGCACTCCTCGCGCCCGGGTCCACGGCGGCGGGCTCAAGCCGATCCTCGCCCGGAAGAAGGAGGGCAAGGGGCAAGGCGGCGGCGACGACCGACAAGACCGCAAGGGCAAGCCAACGACGCAAGCCGGTCATGGTGGGCCAAGCCGACCGCTTCGGCCATAAGCCTTGGCGCCCGATCGTTGAAGCGTCACGTGACAAGCGCGTCCTGCCGGCGCGCGCCTACGCGGATCGTCGGCGGATCGCCATGGCCGACAGCCCGAGCACGGCAAGGGCCGCGACTCCCGCCGGGGATGGCAGGTCCACGGGCGCTTCCGAGAACGCCAACTCGTCGAGGATCGGCACGCCTGCCGTTTCCACGATCTGCAGCCTGCCCTCCACGACCTCCACGGCGAACACCTCGTAGGCGCTCCGCAGCGGTTCGCCCTGCAAGCGCTTCACGTACTCGAAGCCCAAGGCAAGCTCGCCCGCGTGGGCCGCGGTCGTGCGCGGGACGGCAAAACGCAGCGTGGCGCGCTCGCCGCTTGGAAGGCCCATGATCGAGGTCTTCGTGGCCTCTCCACCGGGCAGGTAGACGGTGACGTCCGCCCACGCGAGGTCGGCGTAGCCGTCGTTCTCGACGACGGCCTGCACGACGGCCGACGCCTCGCCGTCGAGCAGCGAGAGCCCGACGAGCGAGAGGTGCGCGCCGTACTTGTGCACGTTGAGAAACGCGTGCTCGACGCCGCGCCAGTAGCGGTCCATGCGGATGCGGGGATCTTCCAGGCTCCAGTAGGCGAAGGCCTCGCGGCTCACCTCGTACGTCCACGCGACGGCGCCCACGTCGAAGTAGGCGGTGTCCACGGCGATGCCGCTTGCCGGGTAGATCGTCGAGTAGACCGGGCCGCAGAAGGAGGGGTCCGTCTCGCCCAGCTCCTGGCAGATGCGCGCGAAGATCGCGTCGTCCTTGGCCGGGATCTCGGCGTAGCCGACCGGGTAGAGCATCATGTCCACGCCGGTGTGGAAGCTGTTGAAGTAGTCCGGCTTGACCTTGTGCAGCCAGTCCACGACCGCGCGCGTCTCGGGCTCGCTCATGGCGTAAGGGCCCGGGTAGTTGCCGACGACGCGCTCGTTCACCTGGCCCCAGCCGACGGGGTAGTTGCGGTTGATGTTGACGCCGTGGGCGTTCCACCGGCTGTCCATGTGGTTGCCATCGGGGTTCACCATGGGCAGGATGTAGGTGTGACGGTTCTCGACGATCCAGGTGGCCGTCGGATCGGAGCCATACTGCGTGAGGAGATGCTCGACCCAGAGGTAGGCAAGCATCATGCCCAGCTGCTCGTTGGCGTGCGTGCCGCCGTCGAGCCACACGACCTCGCGGCCTTCGAGCGGACGCTTGTCCGCGTTGAGGAAGTCGGCGATCTCGACAACCCACAGGTCAAACCCAAGGACGCTCTTGCCGGCCGAGTGGAGGCGCGCGATGTCCGGGTGCGCCGCCACGAGCTCCTGAAGCCGCAGCGTGAGCGTCTCCCACGTGTGGTAGGGCCAGACCGGGCCGATGGGCTCGGACTCCGGCGCAAGCGGCTCGATCGCAACCGACGCCGCGGCCGCCGCGCCGGAAGCCAGCAGCATCGTCCCCAGGATCGCCCACGCCCGCATGGGCGACCAAGCGGCAAGGGCCTTCATGTGCTTTGTTGTGGCCGGCGGCCGCGAGCTTCGCGACGTCCTATTTCATGCGCGCGAAGGCCCGGCTGCCCACCGCCAGCATCGCGATCCCGAAGGCGCCCATGACAAGCGCGTCCAGCCACAGCGGGAACCGGCTTGCGCCGATGAGAGCGCCTCGCAAGCCGTCCACGCCGTACGTGAGCGGGTTCACGACGGCGACGGCGTGCAACCAACCGGGAAGGTCGGGGCCCAACGGGTACAGCGCGCCCGAGAGGAAAAACGCCGGAAACAGGAGGAAGCTGATGACGACCTGGAAACCCTCGAAGCTTTCGAAGAAGCTCCCAAGCGTGAGGCCCACGCTCACAAACGCCACCCCGATGAGCACCACAAAGCCCATGGCCAAGAGAACGCCCGCGGGCCCGGCGAAGCTGAAGCCGATCGCAAGGCCGATGAGGAGAACGAGCACCGCCTGCACGAAGGCGTCCGTGCACCCGCCCACGACCTTCCCCACGAAGATCGACACGCGCGGCGCGGGGCTCACGAGCACCTCCTTCAGCACGTCGAACTTGCGGTCCTGGATGATGTACAGCCCGTAGAAGACCGTGCCAAAGAGCACGCTCATGCCGATGATGCCCGGGAAGATGAACTGCTGGTACGTGAGGCCCGCCGGAACGGCGTTCAAGCCGCGAAAGAGCGCCGCCTCGTCGATGGCGCTTCCGATCCCGCCGCCCACCAGGAACAGCCACATGAACGGCGTCACGAGGCTCGACACGACGCGGCTGCTCTCCCGGCGAAACACGAGAAGCTCGCGGCGCCACACGGCGAAGACGCCCTGGAGGAAGGTCGTCACAGCGCCTCACCGCCCCTGGTTCGTAAGCGACGCCATCGCCGCGGCCTCCGCGTCGTCGGGCGTCTCCTCGCGAAGGTCGCGACCCGTGTGCGTGAGGAACACGTCCTCAAGCGTGGGCACGCGCACCTCCACGCTCTTCACGCCGCGCGCGTGCGCGAGAATTTCGGCCAGATGCTCGCTTGCGCGCTCCACCGTAAGAAGCGCCGTCCCGTCCTGCCACTCCACCTTCTTCACGAACGGAAGCGTCTCGAAGCCCTCGACGCGCCCGCCCATCGAGAGCCGCACGATGTCGCCGCCAAGCGCCGCCTTCAGCCGGCGCGGCGCGTCGAGCGCGGCCACGCGCCCGCGGTCGATGATGCCGATGCGGTCGCACAGCGCGTCGGCCTCCTCCATGTAGTGCGTCGTGAGGATGATCGTCGTGCCCTCGCGCTCCCGCATGGCGCGGATGTACTCCCACACCCGCTGGCGGCTCTGCGGATCGAGCCCAAGCGTGGGCTCGTCGAGGAAGAGCACCTTGGGGTGGTGGAGGATGCCGCGCGCGATCTCGAGACGCCGCTTCATGCCGCCCGAGAACGTCTTCACGAGATCGTCCGCGCGCGCCGAAAGCTCGACCACCCCGAGGAGCTCCTCGATCCGCTCCTCGAACACGCGCGGCGGAACGCCGTACAGGCGCGCGTGCAGCTGCAGGTTCTCGCGCGCCGTGAGGATCGAATCGAGCGTCGGCTCCTGGAAGACGATGCCGCACGCCTGGCGCACCCTCGCCGGCGCCGTCCGGATGTCGTGCCCGGCCACGCTCGCCGAGCCCGCGCTTGGGCGCACGATCGTCGCGAGCATCTGGATCGTCGTCGTCTTGCCCGCCCCGTTTGGGCCCAAAAGGCCGAACACCTCGCCAGCCTCGACGTCGAGATCGATGCCCTCGACGGCGACCACCGTGCCCGACTTCGTCTTGTACTCCTTGCGAAGCCCGCGGGTCACGATGATGGGCGCCATGGCGCGCCGCCAACGCGGCGAGGGCATTTAAGGACTGGCGAGCGACGCAACCGCGCGAACGTGCTACCGCGTGCGCCGCGGCTCGTCGAGAAGCTCCGTGTGCAGCCGGTCGCCGGGCACGACCTCGGCCGAGAAGCCCGCCGCGGCGCAGACCTCCTGCACGGTCCCCGGCCCGTCCGCCTCAAAGAGCGTGTACGCGCGCCCGCCGTCGATGCTGTAGAAGGTCTCGAGCGCCCGCGCGC
It encodes:
- a CDS encoding enoyl-CoA hydratase-related protein is translated as MGGTVHANVHAGVATLTLDSAGRLNAFDVPMVSKLRERLESAAADPAARCVVLAGRGNAFCAGADLSSLPDASAGPAAFADLTLHFHAAIEAIVRMQKPVLAAVNGVAAGGGFSLALACDLRIGSETARLKAGYLTLGVVPDGGATWTLPRLAGPRAASILLLDEALDARAALSAGLLDRVVPVEAFTKEVESLAARLAAGPRHALGQTKRLLREGAAAAFEEQLSRERAAIVAAGRTAEFAEGLAAFREKRPPGFGSP
- a CDS encoding DNA-directed RNA polymerase subunit D, whose protein sequence is MVLLQMRSATETSLTMVVEGVDAAFMNALRRTLLSDVPKLAIDEVTVYDNTSALFDETLGHRLGLLPIPTDLAILNFRESCTCKGEGCPSCTVLYTLSKEGPCTVYSGDLSPTDRKWAVRDDRIPLVKLLPGQRVMLEATAVLGTAQTHAKWQVASAVGYRNYPEIELLSPECPEGGACARLAPHVFGYENEKVVLKNAEAYKFAPDTLDACKDHLRVKLRDDKWLLLVETDGSLSAREAIVRAVGLLKEKLKATETAAPDLAAAPAAAK
- a CDS encoding 30S ribosomal protein S11 — translated: MTPDETTPPAPATPAAEGEAPVTAAPAAPAPGGKWGIAHIFASYNNILITVTDVTGAETIAKCTGGMVVKAAKDEGGPYAAMKAAERVAEAAREKGIDSLHIKVRAPGGHRQKSPGPGAQAAIRALARAGVRIGRIEDVTPVPHDGTRKKGGRRGRRV
- a CDS encoding 30S ribosomal protein S4, producing the protein MGDPKFSRRKFEKPNHPWEAERIKEENEIVKKYGLKNKREVWKAASQLRTFRGQARMLLGRKFTGNPQVAREERELLSRLHRLGMVGEQAQLDDVLALNLETVLTRRLETIVYLRGLASTPNQARQLIGHGHIAVNGRILRVPGYIVPRGEEPLVSYAPSSPLTSEAHPVRPKPRPVAAPPSEAPREERPAGRGRPERPRRAQPEGGSTPDAPAPEPAPSPESPSETPEGPQ
- a CDS encoding 30S ribosomal protein S13, with the protein product MADKNEKAEKPEKPEGKPAKPDGKEGKDGKKGKEGGDKKPPVSAKTEKPDFKYIVRIANTDLNGQHRIEVALSHIRGVGPRTAGIVADRVGVARNEKIGNLSDEQVTVLETTVGSLATLLPPWLANRRSDYETGENLHLNGTDLDTRLRDDLNRLKKIRSYKGVRHETGQKVRGQRSRSNGRTGLTMGVQRKAILQAAAGKKEEGAKEEAKPAAAKPAAGAAKPAAAGAAKPAAGGAKPAEKK
- a CDS encoding TlpA disulfide reductase family protein, with protein sequence MTGLRRWLALAVLSVVAAALPLALLLPGEDRLEPAAVDPGARSAPEEAASAFEPLRDVLLQGRFVMAAGLEVPTQRYEFAVEREYGMLRFDLAGAQGAGWVAALRNFRLLDPEGREVVSAKGRDYEYAFPSALGDRPFTLATHARPIVGTYRMVFEGVSSPFDFTVLGLTDVAADFLLSDVLGKGQVRLWDLRGKVVLVETFHEWCEPCREEVHSLAPLYDEFPREAFEILLVDLAQAPEGDLRSLATRYGWTFWVGGDDGTVKPNYGGSKLTSFTIVDQDGLLAWRHDGFAVDPETVRGVVAGLLANE
- a CDS encoding M14 family zinc carboxypeptidase, which gives rise to MRAWAILGTMLLASGAAAAASVAIEPLAPESEPIGPVWPYHTWETLTLRLQELVAAHPDIARLHSAGKSVLGFDLWVVEIADFLNADKRPLEGREVVWLDGGTHANEQLGMMLAYLWVEHLLTQYGSDPTATWIVENRHTYILPMVNPDGNHMDSRWNAHGVNINRNYPVGWGQVNERVVGNYPGPYAMSEPETRAVVDWLHKVKPDYFNSFHTGVDMMLYPVGYAEIPAKDDAIFARICQELGETDPSFCGPVYSTIYPASGIAVDTAYFDVGAVAWTYEVSREAFAYWSLEDPRIRMDRYWRGVEHAFLNVHKYGAHLSLVGLSLLDGEASAVVQAVVENDGYADLAWADVTVYLPGGEATKTSIMGLPSGERATLRFAVPRTTAAHAGELALGFEYVKRLQGEPLRSAYEVFAVEVVEGRLQIVETAGVPILDELAFSEAPVDLPSPAGVAALAVLGLSAMAIRRRSA
- a CDS encoding ABC transporter permease, translated to MTTFLQGVFAVWRRELLVFRRESSRVVSSLVTPFMWLFLVGGGIGSAIDEAALFRGLNAVPAGLTYQQFIFPGIIGMSVLFGTVFYGLYIIQDRKFDVLKEVLVSPAPRVSIFVGKVVGGCTDAFVQAVLVLLIGLAIGFSFAGPAGVLLAMGFVVLIGVAFVSVGLTLGSFFESFEGFQVVISFLLFPAFFLSGALYPLGPDLPGWLHAVAVVNPLTYGVDGLRGALIGASRFPLWLDALVMGAFGIAMLAVGSRAFARMK
- a CDS encoding ATP-binding cassette domain-containing protein: MAPIIVTRGLRKEYKTKSGTVVAVEGIDLDVEAGEVFGLLGPNGAGKTTTIQMLATIVRPSAGSASVAGHDIRTAPARVRQACGIVFQEPTLDSILTARENLQLHARLYGVPPRVFEERIEELLGVVELSARADDLVKTFSGGMKRRLEIARGILHHPKVLFLDEPTLGLDPQSRQRVWEYIRAMREREGTTIILTTHYMEEADALCDRIGIIDRGRVAALDAPRRLKAALGGDIVRLSMGGRVEGFETLPFVKKVEWQDGTALLTVERASEHLAEILAHARGVKSVEVRVPTLEDVFLTHTGRDLREETPDDAEAAAMASLTNQGR